From a single Desulfotomaculum sp. genomic region:
- a CDS encoding ISAzo13 family transposase produces LSPPGPNNGNKGNHPLFSYIPQTGRGRPLSSHEAIVSLVANTPTAAGLKVRRQLDNNEYPTGVRVSDAELNTVRLERSEFHGDWNYAIHPQEQL; encoded by the coding sequence CTCTCACCGCCTGGCCCCAACAATGGGAACAAGGGGAACCACCCCCTCTTCTCCTACATCCCCCAAACCGGGCGCGGTCGCCCCCTTTCCAGCCACGAGGCTATCGTCAGCCTCGTCGCCAACACTCCCACCGCCGCCGGCCTTAAGGTGAGGCGCCAACTCGATAACAACGAGTACCCGACCGGCGTGCGGGTGTCCGATGCCGAACTTAATACTGTGCGCTTGGAGCGCTCCGAGTTCCATGGTGATTGGAATTACGCAATACACCCTCAAGAGCAGTTATGA